The region TAGGCGCTCAAAAGGTGTATGACGCGATAAAAGAGACGTAGGCAACTTGTTAATAATATGGACAACAGTGGAAACACATTTTACCAAAAAGTGTAAGGGAAGATGAGTTTGAAATGAATAGTGTGTGCTGACTCAAGGATATGTCTATGTTTACGCTTAACAACTCCgttttgttgtggtgtgtaaGTGCAATGTTGGTAAGTTGTTCCTTGTTGTGTAAAAAAACTCGCTTAGAAAAAAAATCCCTTCCATTATCAACCCGGATACTGGCTATATTGGtattaaaatgtgttttgaTATGATGCATGAAAAAAATCCAAGTGAAGCGAGAAAAATCATCCACAACAGTCAAAAAATACCATGTACCAGAAATAGAAGGAACTTTTTATGGTCCCTAAATATCACAATGAAGAAATTCAACAGGTTTAATGGAAGAAATTGAGCTATTTGGAAAAGGAAGGCGTGTCTGTTTTGCAAAAGTACAAacatcacaaattttatttgactCTAAAGAGAGGTTTAACAAAGTTTTAGCCATGAAATCTAATCTACATGGTGATGGATGTCCTAGTCATCGATGCCACAAGGTAGTAGAAGTGTTTGAAGGAGGAGATGACTTAGTGACATGGGCTGCGAGTGATGGAATGAGAGTGTGTGACTTATTTGATGTCATTGCAACCAAGTAATAGAATCCACTTTGTTGTTTACCCAAACCAATTGTCATTTTCCTCATCAAATCTTGTAAAATACACcaatagaaaaaaagttattgacaatttaaatcttttgtgaCCCGACTTACTGACATTAAATCTACTTTGCAAGATGGTACCCCAAAcacatttgttaaaaaaataattgaacttaaaGGTAAAATTCCAATAGAGATAATTGGGACTTGGTCATTTGGCATAAGAATTCGTGGTAAAGAACTATTTTATTTACCGTTGATAAGCAAGGTTGTGAAGAAATAATGTGATCGGTGGCCGCACTATCAATTATAAGTTTAGGTGGTGACAAAGTAGAAGGAACATTGGCGTTGTTGACATTTAGATTAGTTGACGGAGATGATGCATTACCCTGCATAATAGACAACATTTGTTAAAGTTTGAGTTCAGCTAATCCATTCATTATGGACTGCAACTGTTGCATCACTAGAGTCGTTGTGACATTGTTTATTGAAAATTGAGTATTCTCATTGGGCTTAGAATAAGCATCATGGGTGACTCCATGCCTTGGGTGTTCAAGAGGATAACCTTGTAGCTTCTAACATGTTTCTATTGTATGATGATCTTTATCACAATGAGATCAATGCAACGACTTTCgattagatgaattaaaacgAGAAGGAGGACCTTGTTTGCGTCGAACAACAAGGGTTGTTGGTTCATTCTTTTGAACAACCATGACTGAAGCTTCTATTGTGTCACATGTGGTGCCCAAATGTCCTTGATTTTCTTCTTGAATGATGGAAGAATAACCCTGTGTAACATCAGGCAATGGATTCATTAAGAGAAGTTGGCCACGATTATATAAGAGTCATTCAACGCTGCATCAATTTGTGCCTTTTATTGTCTGCTACACAAGTGCATGTTGCATTACTATAGGAGTCTAACTCATCCCGTAATTTCTTTAACTTTGTGTAATAGGTTGTGACAGTCATTTGATCTTGAGCCAAGCAAGCAACGTCTCTCTCAATCTGAAAAATTTGTGGTGCATGACTTTAAGAGAAGCGATTTTGAAGATCTTTCCAAACTTCATGAGCAGTgtcataaaaaataacactaTCTACAATATCAGGTGTCAAAGAATTAAAGATCCAAGATAATACCATGTCGTTACATTTTTTTCCATGCTGCATATTCTTCTGGTTTGTCTTTCGTAGAGGGTGCCTTGAGAGTTCCATCAATAAAACCCAATTTGGATTTTGCATTTAAAGAGATGACCATGGCTCTACGCCAAGTCGAGAAGTTGTCTCCATCTAGAGGTTTTGAAATAAGGACCATTCTGGGATGTAACACGAGGTTTCACTGATGTTACTATCTCCAATAATTGGTTCAAAAACCAAGATAAGCTTATGCTTCTTGGACATGATGATGGATATATGAGGGACAAGAATATGAAAGTTACCGTAGTATACAATCATTTTGGACCTAATTGCAATCAACGTATGCCAAGGTAAATAATTGCTAAACTAAGTagttaaaaatacataaagtaataataagaattactatttttttcttattaacaAACATGTTAAATTTCTAGGATTCGACATGGATATGCACATGTAACCAACAATTTTTATCAAGGATGGCTTCAATATGCCATTGGTGGAAGCATGGAGCCTAGTCTTAAAAGTGAAGCTAACCTCTTTGTCGCACCAAAATTAGGAAATAAAGAGGtaacaaattttagaattttcatTTTCACCAGTTATATCTAATTGATAACTAATCACTTAATTATttgtgtattatatatataatatatataaaattttattagtacTTGGCTTTTATCATGTACAGGTGACATGGAGGAAGAGTAATGATAAAAACAAAGATAGATGGAATTTTTATTCGATAAAAGACAATTTTGAAAACGGAGCTTCGTTCAATGTAACAAAAGGAGTAGGTGTGCAAAAGCCAAATTATAATAAGGAACAAAATTTTGAGGTTGTTGATGCCAAATTTGTAAGATCGCTAACACGTTCATCTGGCATGTTACAATTCAataaaattctataaaattgtatatattaattaactaaaatataaaattgtattttattttgaattgtaaaCCTTGTAAACTTGGTATGATATTGAACTATATGATAAAAATCTTGATAGGTGCTCCgatcttacaattttttttttcacaaatttgaACTCTTCAACGTGATAATCTTGTTTCAAAAGTTTATCGAAGTTACTTCATGCTCTTAggataaattttttgaattattttttattataattttaataatattttaggagAGAAAATACTATTCATTTAAGATGgaaaaatatcaatacttataaaaatatttccataaatattatttacattcaaattgTTGATGACAATATGATCTTGCAATGTGTGAGATCATAATTTACTACCCTTAATAAAActcttaaagttttattttaacaagTTTCAAATATAAATGAGATTTCATATAATCTattacttaataaatatttaatttatcttgGTCTTTACTATAACAAATTGGATGTGCTTACATGACCAATAGATTCGTTTTAGAAATATATTCAAGTTACCCAAATACAGGTTTGTATATTTATGAAAAGTGAGTTTTCATGTAGGAATTTTATTGGGATATCAAATTTCTATAGTGGTAGAATGcgtcttatatatatatatatatatatatatatatatatatatatatatatatatatatatatatatatatatatatatatatatatatatatatatatatatatatataaattgtcatACATAAGTAAAtggaattaaaatattcttaaatataatgCCAACTaacaaataactaaattcattgGACAACTAGCACTAAAAAAACAGTGAAGTCATATTAGACGTTTTTTCTTTGGTTTGAGAATTAATCGAGACTAATAATAAAtgtgaaattatttttctccagaaattttaagttaattaaagtAACTCCTCAATAACAGTTCTAATATCATGATACTGCTTCAATGCTACTTTGGGAGACAACTTGTTGCTTTCATAActgttcaaatttaaaaattcaaatgctACTACTGTTCCAAAATTTAACTTCTGAAATCACTGCGTCATTCATCCAAACAAGGTATCAAACAAGTTAGTCCATTATGCTGAAAGCATGTTTCTGATTTCAATTTCTTAACCAAAATTTCAATAAACTTTAAACACAACAAAATTAcagaggaaaaaaataatagcaataatattttaaagaggATATGAAACCTAAACAAACCAAACAAACTATGATGCTCTAATTATGATGCTAAACTTTGCCGTGTCTTGAAACATTATTTGTGGCTCTCATTCCTCTGGCTTACACTTTCCTAACCTGAATATTGTGCGTGGATTGGAACCTCCATATGGGTTGCCTACCACTTTGTACAAGTGCTACTTCTTCTCCTTCCTTCACCATTCCTTGCTTCTGcacatccaaatcaagcaaatGTGATCATCAACAAAAACATGACTGTCATAATCAAGGTTAGTTAAAAGAAATAGGAGACATTTCCATAGGTTTCTTCCATGTGAAGCATTGGCATACATTAGGAACATGAGGTTCACAAATATTGATTAAGTACTCCATGCATGAATAGTCTTTCATTAAGAATTggactttaaacctaactcaaccctacaaaaccagcttgtaaaatgaaatttgcaTTCACTATTATACTctaaattgaccttatctctagtcgatgcgGAACTTCCAACACACCTCACTCCAGCTGAGGTATATACATATCGTGCGTAGGACTAGACATTAATTAGTGATCCGATAGCATCCTGATAGTGGGAGAAATGATATACCTAACAAATTTCGCTAAAATAGGCTCTAAACTCATAAGTCTAATATCATATTAAGAATTggactttaaacctaactcaaccctATAAGCTGATTTTGTGGgattgaattaggtttaaaatccattttttaaaaagtcTAAAAGCATAAATCTTGAATGTAAAAGCTACTACCCTGAAGCTATTGAGTCTGGAAAACAATATGGGGATTTTCAAATCAGTTCAAACAAGTATAACCATGTTACTCGGGACAAGTAATTTGAATCCAAGACAACTAAATTATTGTGCACGTCAAAAAATATTACCAGCAGAAGGTCCAAGGCTCTTTTGAAGGTTGCTTCAGAATCGTCACAAAATTCCATGTATATGGGACAGACTCCTTGATACAAAGCAAGTCTCTGCTGCACCCTCTTCCTGCAAGAACAGCAAAATTAGGTTGATAATAAATCAGTCATAGCatacaaaatagataaaaaaaaaacaaagcattttctgaaaaaaatggAATCCTGTGTAACTGTTAATTTTAATAGCTTCTCAATAAGTGGAATAGTAGTGATTCATCAAATCTATTCTCTGCAAATCCTAGGACTCCAAAAACCAGAAAATTTCATGTGGTGACCAGTGAAAAAATTCTGTATGTTGCAGACATTCaaccaaaaaattgaaaaatcttCAAGTTAATTTTTGAACAAATGCCAAATAAGGGAAAATAATCAAAACAtaatataagtttaatttttttcttttaaaaaggtCTTTTCATCAATAAGAGAACAGGGACAAAAAGAACTCACTCATCTGTAAAAGCAAATACGGTGCCAGAAGGACGATAGTGGCTCAATAAGATAGCCATGAAACCCGTTCTAGTGAAGACAACAGTTGAAGTTCCAAGGGTGTTAGACATCATTGTTGCATGGTAAGCAAACATCTCACTCATATGGTTCTACATTGAACCAAAAACAAAAGACAATCAAATGAAGTGCAATGGATTAAATAGAAATTCAACATGGTAACAACATAGATTGACTTATACCTTGAACACTGGACCAATGTTAGGTGGCATTTGACCACCCGGAATAGTGGCTTCTGTCCGCAATGCTACTGTATGCATTACTTTTACGGCTTTTAGTGGGAACCTGCAGTATCATACGTTGAATCATTCTTTTTGgctcaacaataaaataaaaaataattgcatTATTTTCACAGCATCAACCATACCCCTGCTTCTTATAAACCTTAGAAACATTACCTCAAAAAACCCATATTTTTCACAGTCATATACATGCTACTACAAACCAAACACAGcattttattcatttatgaTCAACCATGCTTTCTGTTAATACTTCTAGTATCTATTAAGAACAGGAGCAGTGAGAGATCTATGGTTGACACTCACTCCTCTTCATTTCTGACATGATATGCTTCTTATATGCGTGTATGTAACGATTTACTTACTTTCCATGAGCTGTTTCTCCAGACAACATTATTCCATCTGAGCCTTCTCGAACAGCAATTGCTATATCTGACACCTCTGCTCTGGTTGGAGTTGGATGAAGAATCATGCTTTCTAGCATATTTGTTGCCACAATAACCGCCTTTCCCATGCTACGGCACAAGTTGATTATCTCTTCCTACATTGACGGGCATTACAATTGTTAGTATGAACTCAATTCAGTTGACATCAGTCCAGCGGAATACATGATACTGATCAAGAATTAGCATTACTACAGATCCTCGGTTATTAGGTAAAAGGAGTTTACCTGCAAAAGTGGAACCTCTTCAATAGGGAGCTCAGCACCAAGATCTCCTCTGGCAACCATGGCCTAAAAAAGCATGAAAGCATCAACAATCAGTACagaaattatattagttagaactactaagaaaattaaatgaaataacaaAAACGCAAGCCTAAGGAAATAATGTCAGGAATAGGTTAGCACCCCATCAGATGCAGTGATAATTGAGTGCAAATTTGGTATAGAGTCTGCACTTTCAATTTTTACAATGACATGTATATCAACACCACTTCCTGCAGCATTGAATGAGaaattcatcatatatataatctaaattcACAACAAACTAATCGGATATATTTTAAATCCTTTTAGATATATACTCTTCAAATAATTCTTCAGTTCATGAACAACTTCAGCATCCTTAACAAAGGAAACAGCATAGAAGTCAACTTTGTTATCAACTCCAAACTTGATATCATCCCAATCCTTCTCTGCAACAAATGAATGTGAATATTACGCCATAGGAAACCACCATAACATCAATCCCCAGTAACTACCCTCCCACCCAACTGAAGCACACAAAGAGATATACACTAGAATATTGTCAACATTGGGATTAATAATCTGAATTCTGACCAGTGATTGAAGGCAGTGTAGCACTTTTTCCTCTAACATTCAAATGTCGCCTAGACTTGAGCTCTCCTCCATCAACAACTTCACATTTCACAGAATCCTCTGTCTTAGACTTAACCACCATAGACATCATACCACCTACATAACACATTAAAAAGTAAGGAACACTAGCTTTAAACCAAAAGTTCCACAATTTTAAGTGCAAAGGACAAGCGTATACAACTATAAGAGTGTTAAATAATGGGTCCAAACCTTTTTTGGACCCCAAATAGTGGGAACTTTATAGCACAAGGTTTCCCTTGTGAGTTCAAGTAAGTTGCTAATATGTTACACATTATATCTAGTCTATAATATTCTTCTTGGGAATAACATTAGCCTTGCATCTTTCAACAGTTTAGTTCATTTAATAAGtcaattgaaatttatgtaatGGAGCTAAACAGCATCCCATTATCCTGCACAAACCATCAAGAAAGATGGAAGACAGAATAAACAGTGTTATCACATGTTTGTTTGCAAACCTACTGACAATATGCAATAGATTACAATACTTGTATACAAGCAAATGCTTTCATGATTAAGGCCTTAACCAGAACACGTTTCTTGGATCAAAAAGATTATCAATGTATCTCAAAAACATGTTATAGCATAATTTCACCAGTAGGTGGCCTCAAGTGGCAAATCTCAAAGAAATTAACTCTGTAACGACCGAGATTAGTCCCCAATTTCAAGGGAAAAAGtttcaatgaaatttaaatatatgcATAAATCACCATAATGTTGGAGTGCTAATTTGTCAATCCAAGAGTATAACAAAAATGTTTAAGGAATTTTGGACACTCTAATTGATCAGTAGATAACCATCATACCATCAACAAGAAGCATATCCCCCACTTCCACATCATTGACAAAATCATCGTAGTTCACACTAACACAATCGGCAGTTCCAACACCTCTCTGAATAGTAAAAGTGAATTCCTGCCCAGGATTCAATATAATAGGTTGTGGCAAATCCCCACTTCTAACTTCAGGACCCTGAGAATGAAGAATGATAAATATTAGATAACACAGAATCAAATACTCTTGGTTTGAAAAGTAGAATGTTTGAGAGGAATTGTGCGCGTATGATGCATCCTCGATCTTGTGTATGTTCATtcatattatcttattttgtgAAACAGCTTATATGAAAAGCTTACTGAGAGGTTTTATAAGGGAAAATCAACTACTCtcaaatttaatgaaatcaGGCATGCACTCTTATTTATAGCTTGAATACAATAAATCAACCAAGAGAAAAAGCTGACAGTCTAATAAGCAGTAGTCAAGTTACATAGCCCAATCGCTAGCTAGTCATTTTAATTGCATTGCTAAGTGCTAAAATTCTAAACATGAGCTAAGGACTGCTCTTGATCCTTTGACAGTAGAATACTGTCCATAATAAAAACAGTTCGTGATTGATTCAAGGACAGCAAATCGCAAACACAACCGCAATATAAAACCTTGAATCAAAGTAGACAAAAGTAAACTTTTAATGAAGCAGGTACGGCTTCTGATTACTATGTTCTATCCAAAATTGCAACAAAGCAAACATACAAGAACCCAAATCTCTGTCCAAACAAACAAACCAACCTTAGTGTCAAGCATGATTGCAATCACATTGTCCTTGCTTTGAGCATTATATTCCTTAACCAAGTCAATGACTTTCTGATGAGAAGCATGGTCCCCATGAGACATATTCAATCGAGCAACGTTCATACCAGCCTCAGCCAGCTTCCAAATCATTTCCTTGGTATTGGTAGAAGGTCCAATGGTACACACGATCTTTGTCTTGCGCCTAAACGTGGGCTTAGACCACATCCCAACCGAATTCTCCCCAAATGGCTGCACCCCGCGTAAATGTTGCAAATGCTGCTCAATCTAATCACCACAACACAAAATGGGTCAAAACAATTACTCCCAGAAAACCCATCcaatgaaaaaataagaaaacaaaaaacacgaACCTTTGGGTCATCTTCGGGTGACACTGGGATGACTTCAGAAGGGGCAGATTTCCTTGCACTGATCTGAAAGCTTCTGGGGGCGACTTGGGAGCGTTTGTTATTGTTCCCATGGGGAGGTAACACCGTGGAAGCAAAAGATGGAGGCTTTAACAGGTTTTGAGACCTGTCACGTGCAGATCCAGAAGAGGGACACAAAAGGGTGCCTTGAATGGATCGTGAGACCGCGACCTGAGCCATAGATAGAGGAAGAGAAAAATGTTTTGGGAGAGAGAAGAGGGAATGCGAGACGTATAAGAAGAAGGTGAAGGGAAAATGGAAGTTGGAAAAATCGCCGCTATGTTTGACGGAGATTCTGAGGAGGCAAGGTAGTGGCAACTTGTTAAGGAGGCCTAGTTCCTATCGAAAAACAATGAACACTGTGTTTGAACCTTGTTCAACGTGTTTGATGTGGGAATttaattaaaggaaaaaatgatTTGTGTTTCTTTAAACCTACTCTCTGACACTTTTTTACTCAATTTATGACACTTTTTTActcaatttatttcaaattgtaaaatagtAAATCATTTGTGTCAATTAAGAAGTAAAAACCGAACAACTTTGAACAAATTCAACTGGTGACAGAGAATACTTTTGGAAGAGGGATTTTAGGGTCTAACCTACTTGagggtctgaatttgtccactTATCTAGAAAATAATGGTCAAGTGTGTCTAAGGTTAAAAGTCTTTTTTCagtaaattaaatcaataataatacaaattctTTCAAGACATATaactacaatttttaattttaattggttATTTAACTATGATTATCATAATCCTAATAATGTATGTTACTTATGCATTTTATTAATCCTGGATAATTTATTAaccatttttactaaaattttggCTAAACTCATTGTTAATAACTGATTTCATcaaatttcattcaattattGCTAAATAAACTTCTaacttgtttcatttttttcattttcttatgtCCTACATTTATGTTTTTACGCCAAGTCTTCTGTTGTAATTATTCTTTTGTCATCAATAATCTTTTGCATTTTTATTCTCCTCTACATATTTAGTTAGTGTGTCGTTGCAAGAAAAGTGGTGACAAACGTTGTTGATGTGGTGGAGAGATTCATGACTATGGTGGTCTAGACATCATAGTTCAGAATGAACTTGGGATCGTGGATCTAATGGTAGGAAAGGACATTGTCATGAAGATGAACCACTAAGAGTGTCACTTTAAGAGTTTCACTTTGTGTTCGTTGTTGACCCACTTGGGGACAAAGTCAAAGATTTTCTTCAAGGCAATGTCCTTGAGCATGATCTCATGATGTGTTGATTGTTagattttcatgttttttttttaccattccGATACAATTTTATTGTGCAATTACAAGAATGGTGCAagctttaaaaatatttcaagttTGGATAAATGTATTAAGTTAACACGACTTTAAAATAAGCAAATTGTGTAATGCCAAAGCGACTTTACTTTCCTCtccccaaattttttaaaatttatataattaatatataattttaaatatattttgtaaaaatttaatatttttaatatattgtatatatatgatattctaaaacaatttatatatttatatctatatataaaagaaaggtcttctttttttttgttcatactttttttcaatttattttttaaatatttttaaaataataattgtttaatttaacatttttttatttgactttttttaacttgatcattataaatgaaaattaattataataaaattataaaattatttatatctaattttataattataataatatcaataataataattttattactttttattatcataacaaAGTAAATACAAGATTTTTagtagtttatataaaaattttgagattactcttttggtttttatttttgttcaaaaatatcaagttggtttttcaaattttgtaagtTTCAATTTGGCtccaattttgttaaatttcttaaatcagatcaatatttttttataaaattgaagttaTACATAATGATGATTtgcttttttaatataattaacataattctagtgtcaattttgatgaatttttcttttcaagataAGATACTCTCAAATCCAAGATATATCAAGTCTTAAGACTAATGTTATATAAAACTGAAACGATGTCGTCAAGACGATACTACCTCGTCACGAATATCTAGgtcataacaaaaatatgcaCTTGGGTCCTGTTGACATCCCAAAACAAGATTAATATGATTAGGGTTAGGATGGTAAAGTTGGATTTTATAACTTAAGGGGTGCAGGAAGTTGTAGCCATTAAAAATCTTGTCTCAGTTTTGGAGAAGGCCAATTTAGACCATTTTCAGTTTTGGGTCCAATTGCAATTTAATCTAGCCGTACAGTGCATTTGACCCATTTATTTCTGTGTTTAGATTTACTTAAGATAATTTGTAACAGTTTGGTGCATAAGTTGTTACAATAAAACTTTTgatgataacaattttttttcaatttggattTGTCTGTATGGAGAGAGATTTAGGCCCAATCACATTGCCCAGTTGTGAAAGTGGCATTTTACGATGTACATTCCGCTTTTAGAATCACTATCTACAGGGCTTCTTTTAAATGGGCCCAGTTCATTGGGTTTGGAAGGCCTTTTCAGATTAATTAAGGGGTTTCTCCGTACATTTCCAAGTCTtttttctgcacctccaaaaattcctattttgccctttaaaaaaaagtaaaagaaaagaaacaacttttgtgtatttatgtatttatcaGAGTGCACCTCCTGCACCTCAAATTCAATCTCATTTTCCTagtcatttttctctttctcctctATTCGCGGCTTATtagacctttttttttcttttctattcgtGTAGTCCTCGACATTcgcttcatatatttttttcgtttttcagcaatattgcggatgtcgacatccgcttTAGAAATTTTCTACTGTGGATATCGACATCCGCAATAcaattttttcaacaaaatattttttaattttttaacattaaaccACATTCATATTATTGAAGATAAATTCACCAAATACTATAT is a window of Vigna unguiculata cultivar IT97K-499-35 chromosome 4, ASM411807v1, whole genome shotgun sequence DNA encoding:
- the LOC114182388 gene encoding plastidial pyruvate kinase 2, translated to MAQVAVSRSIQGTLLCPSSGSARDRSQNLLKPPSFASTVLPPHGNNNKRSQVAPRSFQISARKSAPSEVIPVSPEDDPKIEQHLQHLRGVQPFGENSVGMWSKPTFRRKTKIVCTIGPSTNTKEMIWKLAEAGMNVARLNMSHGDHASHQKVIDLVKEYNAQSKDNVIAIMLDTKGPEVRSGDLPQPIILNPGQEFTFTIQRGVGTADCVSVNYDDFVNDVEVGDMLLVDGGMMSMVVKSKTEDSVKCEVVDGGELKSRRHLNVRGKSATLPSITEKDWDDIKFGVDNKVDFYAVSFVKDAEVVHELKNYLKRSGVDIHVIVKIESADSIPNLHSIITASDGAMVARGDLGAELPIEEVPLLQEEIINLCRSMGKAVIVATNMLESMILHPTPTRAEVSDIAIAVREGSDGIMLSGETAHGKFPLKAVKVMHTVALRTEATIPGGQMPPNIGPVFKNHMSEMFAYHATMMSNTLGTSTVVFTRTGFMAILLSHYRPSGTVFAFTDEKRVQQRLALYQGVCPIYMEFCDDSEATFKRALDLLLKQGMVKEGEEVALVQSGRQPIWRFQSTHNIQVRKV